Proteins found in one Gemmatimonadaceae bacterium genomic segment:
- a CDS encoding NADP-dependent oxidoreductase translates to MIDAFDAPVTLRQIPKPEPKRGEALVRVRAAGVNAADWRLWHGAYKDMQEHRFPITLGFDMAGVVETAAEGADGFRAGDEVYGTLWKQVLLDGTFADYVVSPAASFIGRKPASLDFVSAAAVPMGGQTAVTALDAMRMQANEVLLVIGATGSVGSFVTQFAAAAGVHVIATARAQEEKYARGLGAGETVDYMAGDTVGIVKARYPRGIDGVLDLVNRSTELSRVATVLHDRGRLATTLYAADPAAYHSRGIEAINIQTLPGADLLTKLRERLDATRARIPIAAEFPLDQAASALECGQRKHPLGRIVLTVS, encoded by the coding sequence ATGATCGACGCATTCGATGCACCGGTGACGCTGCGTCAGATCCCCAAACCCGAGCCGAAGCGTGGCGAGGCATTGGTGCGCGTCCGCGCCGCCGGTGTGAACGCGGCGGACTGGCGCCTGTGGCACGGCGCGTACAAGGACATGCAGGAACACCGGTTTCCGATCACGCTCGGCTTCGACATGGCCGGCGTGGTCGAAACCGCGGCGGAGGGCGCCGACGGGTTCCGGGCTGGCGACGAAGTCTACGGTACGCTCTGGAAGCAGGTGCTCCTGGACGGAACGTTCGCGGACTACGTGGTGAGTCCGGCGGCGTCGTTCATCGGGCGAAAACCCGCGTCGCTGGATTTCGTGAGCGCCGCGGCCGTCCCCATGGGCGGGCAAACCGCTGTGACCGCACTTGACGCGATGCGGATGCAGGCGAACGAAGTGCTCTTGGTCATCGGAGCGACAGGATCGGTAGGCAGCTTCGTGACGCAGTTCGCCGCCGCGGCCGGCGTGCACGTGATCGCCACCGCGCGAGCCCAGGAGGAGAAGTACGCGCGCGGCCTCGGCGCGGGTGAGACGGTCGACTACATGGCGGGCGACACCGTTGGCATCGTGAAGGCCCGATATCCACGTGGCATCGACGGTGTGCTCGATCTCGTGAATCGGTCGACCGAGTTGTCGCGTGTCGCAACCGTTCTTCATGACCGTGGGCGACTGGCGACGACGCTGTATGCCGCAGACCCCGCCGCATATCACAGCCGAGGAATCGAGGCGATCAACATCCAAACGTTGCCCGGTGCCGACCTCCTCACCAAGCTGCGCGAGCGCCTGGATGCGACGCGCGCGCGTATCCCGATCGCCGCGGAGTTTCCGCTGGACCAAGCGGCGTCCGCGCTCGAGTGCGGCCAGCGGAAGCACCCGCTCGGGCGAATCGTGTTGACGGTGAGCTGA
- a CDS encoding carboxypeptidase-like regulatory domain-containing protein, translating into MPTVRTVRVPWLLALASLVAACSGDPASPPTSPTSNAPTPPLTPTPNPSAPTPAPGSFTITGVVQEGERAVPGIYANAWVQETGGFGYSWWWAHGPLHADSAGRFVISHLPMAARVWLQAFDVAHDQPCAVSIAAIRGDTTVNITVVSTAAATPTAQSSAGSRSVSGTVVTSGGQPAVGAWIDFEPIMDFPAATTHTDAAGRFALCGLPVDEAVWLGAVLGSSVGYLAVPVGQTEGLKIVLP; encoded by the coding sequence ATGCCGACCGTTCGAACAGTCCGGGTTCCATGGTTGCTCGCTCTGGCGAGCCTCGTTGCGGCATGCAGCGGCGACCCCGCCTCGCCCCCGACGAGCCCAACCTCCAATGCTCCAACCCCACCTCTGACGCCGACACCCAATCCTTCCGCTCCTACTCCCGCGCCCGGCTCGTTCACAATCACGGGCGTCGTCCAAGAAGGGGAGCGCGCGGTCCCCGGCATATACGCGAACGCGTGGGTGCAAGAAACGGGTGGGTTCGGGTACTCCTGGTGGTGGGCGCACGGCCCGCTCCACGCCGACAGCGCGGGACGGTTCGTGATCTCGCATCTGCCCATGGCGGCGCGCGTGTGGCTGCAGGCGTTCGACGTCGCGCATGACCAGCCCTGTGCCGTATCCATCGCGGCCATCCGAGGCGACACGACGGTCAACATCACGGTCGTGTCGACAGCCGCCGCGACGCCGACAGCGCAATCATCGGCGGGCTCGCGGTCGGTGTCCGGCACCGTCGTGACATCAGGTGGCCAGCCGGCCGTGGGCGCGTGGATCGATTTCGAGCCGATCATGGACTTCCCGGCCGCCACGACCCACACTGACGCCGCTGGACGATTCGCCTTGTGCGGCCTGCCCGTCGATGAAGCGGTCTGGCTCGGAGCCGTGTTGGGGTCGAGCGTCGGATACCTGGCCGTGCCCGTCGGTCAGACCGAAGGCCTAAAGATCGTCCTGCCGTGA